In the genome of Salinirussus salinus, one region contains:
- a CDS encoding Cdc6/Cdc18 family protein: MTGLIIDRQALRPETVPQDLVHRDGQIDALATAFDPLRHGVPGEHVCIFGPTGSGKTTLAKYVTDRLTAATTRVASAYVNCLNSTTTTGTLAALVRDAGLGRRPSPATSRQFYIDRLQGATDPVLAILDEVTTLPNIELLRALSSLEPVTLVCIGVDEETLFSTAQLDRQTRSCLRTFIFLRLDAYTHDELVDILEYRVTHGLDTSRVRTAAIEYMTTLAAGDAKTAIAFLRRAATQAAQSGGDIDIDCVDAIREEARDTLRTTQIESLGTHQRALYEVVRDCGMDGISATELHTRYEARVDKPHAKRTRRRYLKSLEKYGLIEAVGEGRAREYRLPP, from the coding sequence ATGACCGGTCTCATCATCGACCGGCAGGCGCTGCGGCCCGAGACGGTCCCCCAGGATCTGGTCCATCGGGATGGACAAATTGACGCCCTCGCGACAGCATTCGACCCGCTCCGCCATGGGGTGCCCGGTGAGCATGTGTGCATCTTCGGGCCCACCGGCAGCGGAAAAACCACCCTCGCGAAGTACGTGACCGACCGGCTCACCGCAGCGACCACCCGCGTGGCGTCGGCGTATGTGAACTGTCTCAATAGCACAACGACGACCGGGACGCTTGCCGCGCTCGTCCGGGACGCTGGACTAGGCCGCCGCCCATCACCCGCCACGTCCCGGCAGTTCTACATCGACCGACTGCAGGGTGCCACCGACCCAGTTCTGGCCATCCTCGATGAAGTGACAACCCTCCCAAATATCGAGCTGCTGCGGGCCCTGTCTTCGCTCGAGCCGGTCACGCTGGTCTGTATCGGCGTTGACGAGGAGACACTGTTCTCGACGGCACAGCTCGACAGGCAAACACGGAGCTGCCTCCGGACATTCATCTTCCTCCGACTGGATGCATACACTCACGATGAGCTCGTCGACATCCTCGAATACCGGGTGACCCATGGGCTGGACACCAGCCGCGTCAGGACAGCTGCCATCGAGTATATGACAACGCTTGCGGCCGGCGATGCGAAAACCGCGATTGCGTTCCTTCGGCGGGCCGCCACCCAGGCCGCGCAGTCGGGTGGTGATATCGACATCGACTGCGTCGATGCCATCCGGGAGGAAGCCCGTGACACCCTGCGGACGACACAGATCGAATCCTTAGGCACCCATCAGCGTGCCCTCTACGAGGTGGTCCGTGACTGCGGGATGGACGGTATCAGTGCGACTGAGTTGCATACCCGGTATGAAGCCCGCGTCGATAAGCCCCATGCCAAGCGGACCCGCCGACGGTATCTCAAGAGTCTCGAAAAGTACGGGCTCATCGAGGCGGTGGGTGAAGGGCGTGCACGAGAGTACCGCTTGCCACCCTGA